A genomic region of Dactylococcopsis salina PCC 8305 contains the following coding sequences:
- a CDS encoding ABC transporter permease: protein MFDPFQETIWPLGDQIETIINFVVDNFRFIFNDWIGKPVGIVLRGIQSFFLSINPIIFLVALLALAWQIASRNIAILSVVAMTVVGLIGAWQESMITLALVVTAVFFCVIIGLPLGIIAARSDRFASLIRPILDTMQTLPAFVYLVPVVMLFGTGEVPGVIVTFVFAVPPLIRLTNIGIRGVPEDVVEASRAFGATPQQVLLQAQIPLAMPTILAGVNQSLMLALSMVVIASLIAVEGLGQMVNRGIGRLDVGLAAVGGVGIVLLAIVLDRITQSVGDSSKGRLHWKQRGPVGLVLNFLNRNQKEEIPQES, encoded by the coding sequence ATGTTTGACCCCTTTCAAGAGACAATTTGGCCCCTGGGAGATCAAATCGAAACCATCATTAACTTTGTGGTGGATAACTTTCGTTTTATCTTTAATGACTGGATCGGTAAACCTGTGGGAATCGTACTCAGAGGGATTCAATCCTTTTTCCTCTCCATCAATCCGATTATCTTTTTAGTCGCACTTCTGGCTTTAGCTTGGCAGATTGCCAGCCGCAACATTGCAATTTTGAGCGTAGTTGCCATGACGGTGGTCGGCTTAATTGGAGCGTGGCAAGAATCGATGATTACTCTTGCTTTGGTTGTAACTGCCGTTTTCTTCTGTGTAATTATTGGTCTTCCTTTAGGCATTATTGCCGCCCGCAGCGATCGATTTGCCAGTTTAATTCGTCCCATTTTAGACACGATGCAAACTCTCCCCGCATTTGTTTATTTAGTGCCTGTGGTGATGCTATTTGGAACGGGAGAAGTGCCAGGGGTGATTGTCACCTTTGTGTTTGCTGTACCGCCGTTAATTCGTTTAACCAACATTGGCATTCGGGGTGTTCCCGAAGATGTGGTTGAGGCTTCAAGGGCTTTTGGTGCAACGCCGCAACAGGTTCTCTTACAAGCACAAATTCCCCTCGCTATGCCGACGATTCTCGCTGGGGTGAACCAGTCCTTAATGTTAGCGTTGTCAATGGTGGTCATCGCTTCTCTGATTGCCGTAGAGGGATTAGGACAAATGGTTAACCGAGGAATTGGACGCTTAGATGTGGGATTAGCGGCTGTCGGTGGTGTCGGTATTGTTTTATTAGCAATTGTTCTCGATCGGATCACCCAATCGGTAGGAGATAGCAGTAAAGGAAGATTACACTGGAAACAACGGGGTCCAGTGGGATTGGTTTTAAACTTCTTAAACCGTAATCAGAAAGAAGAAATTCCCCAAGAATCGTAA
- a CDS encoding GIY-YIG nuclease family protein, producing the protein MTAETEIKTLADLEFIPYLDDEGKINPELEKKIGVYAIFDSEKTLKLVSYSRDIYTSLKQHLVRQPNRCYWLKIQTIDRPSRSILAEIQQSWLEENGTIPVGNSHQKTAWNDAIDATPTMTDAEKQAYDQGDPLSQTKLLKNIARRVEAEIKETLSARGVTMEIRFNPKLKEQGRLDLK; encoded by the coding sequence ATGACTGCTGAAACGGAAATCAAGACCTTAGCTGACTTAGAATTTATTCCCTATCTCGATGATGAAGGAAAAATTAATCCCGAATTGGAAAAGAAAATCGGAGTTTACGCAATTTTTGACTCCGAGAAAACCCTGAAATTAGTCTCTTACTCCCGCGATATTTACACCAGTTTGAAACAGCATCTCGTTCGTCAACCAAATCGTTGTTATTGGCTCAAAATCCAAACCATCGATCGTCCTAGTCGAAGCATTCTAGCAGAGATTCAACAATCATGGCTAGAGGAAAATGGAACAATACCAGTGGGAAATAGTCATCAAAAAACAGCTTGGAATGATGCAATTGATGCCACACCAACCATGACTGATGCGGAAAAACAAGCGTATGATCAAGGTGATCCATTGAGTCAAACGAAGCTCTTAAAAAATATAGCGCGACGAGTTGAAGCGGAAATCAAGGAAACTCTCAGCGCGAGAGGGGTAACAATGGAAATTCGGTTTAATCCGAAATTGAAAGAACAGGGGCGGCTAGACTTAAAATAG
- a CDS encoding serine/threonine-protein kinase: MSSWVCEEFTVGRAVVVLNNRYRVTRELGQGGFGRTFLAVDTHLPSERYCVIKQLYPIVSKPKQYQWVRERFQREAAILEALSQGNSQIPQLYAYFAEAETFYLVQEYIEGMTLTQKVEQDGVLSEAEVTKILVSLLRVLDYVHGQRIIHRDVKPDNIILRKGDGQPVLIDFGVVKEALETMMDSDRTHSIAIGTPGYMPSEQAAGRPTYSSDLYSLGLTAVFLLSGKAPHTLEFDQRTGELLWRKVVPNLHSQLGSVIDRAVRFHPRDRFESAQEMLAALTSDHSVEMPQWTPENTRFQGRETDDDSQTVAAVSPSPPEKKGNGLLIGSAIVLGVILSAGIVGYGIVEVLQTLRDANNSERVVTEPSEPQATPPQEEKNTETPPPKPEPKPEPEPEPKPEPEPEPKSELDIEINTPTVVVPTIEIEPDSPPEKSIADVPVFGTGVSKAQVIGTLGEPTSTRRGYWENTQSVLYKDYVSGKLDLGYLFDRDTGNLRQTEASFAAFVEFNLMENTLNEMLQGQLNPTIRNALEQVYRKETDLRSFSIGNWDGVIQRKQGGRIYIGVWEEDLH; the protein is encoded by the coding sequence GTGAGTAGCTGGGTTTGTGAGGAGTTTACTGTGGGAAGGGCTGTTGTTGTTTTAAATAATCGGTATCGGGTGACGAGAGAACTTGGTCAAGGGGGGTTTGGTCGCACCTTTTTGGCGGTGGATACGCATCTTCCCTCTGAGCGCTATTGTGTGATTAAACAACTCTATCCCATTGTTTCTAAACCGAAACAGTATCAATGGGTGAGAGAGCGTTTTCAACGGGAAGCAGCGATTTTAGAAGCATTGAGTCAAGGAAATAGCCAAATCCCCCAACTTTATGCTTATTTTGCGGAAGCGGAAACCTTCTATCTGGTTCAAGAATATATTGAGGGGATGACACTGACGCAAAAAGTCGAACAAGATGGGGTGTTGTCGGAAGCGGAAGTGACCAAAATTTTAGTGAGCTTACTCCGAGTTTTAGATTATGTTCATGGTCAACGCATTATTCACCGCGATGTGAAACCCGATAATATCATTTTGCGGAAAGGAGATGGTCAACCCGTATTAATTGATTTTGGAGTGGTGAAAGAGGCTTTAGAAACGATGATGGATTCCGATCGCACCCATTCCATCGCCATCGGAACCCCTGGCTATATGCCTTCAGAACAAGCCGCTGGACGACCTACCTATTCTAGCGATTTATATAGTTTGGGACTCACCGCCGTGTTTTTACTCAGTGGTAAAGCACCTCACACTTTAGAGTTCGATCAGCGCACAGGGGAACTGTTATGGCGAAAAGTCGTTCCTAACTTACACAGTCAGTTAGGAAGTGTTATCGATCGCGCGGTTCGGTTTCATCCCCGCGATCGCTTTGAAAGCGCCCAAGAAATGTTAGCCGCTCTCACCAGTGATCATTCCGTTGAAATGCCACAATGGACTCCTGAAAATACTCGTTTTCAAGGGAGAGAAACCGATGATGATAGTCAAACTGTGGCGGCGGTTTCTCCTTCTCCCCCTGAGAAGAAAGGGAATGGTTTACTAATTGGGAGCGCGATCGTCTTGGGAGTGATTCTCAGCGCGGGTATAGTGGGATACGGCATCGTAGAAGTATTACAAACGTTGCGTGATGCTAATAACAGCGAGAGGGTGGTGACAGAACCCAGTGAACCGCAAGCAACCCCTCCCCAAGAAGAGAAAAACACCGAAACTCCTCCCCCGAAACCTGAACCTAAACCTGAACCCGAACCCGAACCTAAACCTGAACCTGAACCCGAACCTAAATCAGAATTAGATATTGAAATCAACACCCCGACTGTCGTTGTTCCTACCATCGAAATCGAACCAGATTCTCCCCCAGAAAAATCGATCGCAGATGTTCCTGTTTTCGGTACAGGAGTCAGTAAAGCGCAGGTAATCGGAACATTAGGAGAACCCACTAGCACCCGTCGCGGCTATTGGGAAAATACCCAATCGGTTTTGTATAAAGATTATGTTTCAGGGAAACTCGATTTAGGTTATTTGTTCGATCGAGACACGGGAAACTTAAGACAAACTGAGGCTTCCTTTGCTGCTTTCGTGGAATTTAATCTCATGGAAAACACCTTAAACGAAATGCTCCAAGGTCAACTTAACCCCACCATCCGAAACGCACTAGAACAAGTGTATCGCAAAGAAACAGATTTACGTTCTTTTTCGATCGGAAATTGGGATGGAGTGATTCAACGGAAACAAGGGGGAAGAATTTATATTGGCGTTTGGGAAGAGGATTTACATTAA
- a CDS encoding helicase-related protein: MKQEHLGQDLGRLFEVGFNVGMLTYIEQQKIPHNFGDLYRNDLKQLTFSRMLRQLLDQEKVINEKHREMIKKWSLFFLEKSFFAGLNLFSEYLQAMGWNSNKKQKHLEIVYYQCCFCDDNSIGTHLKGKEKANRDVLSQFPDLSVDINKYSDKGEFLNADTLVLMRCQDEWRVLCIDYSIFSIRSIRDLEDMDSMEILRKILLQEVSYLKSKSVFSNLGLDTQATPLDVSESFKRYYLAFKTKDKETIKLIQAASYTHSFSELLREQGIITQDTNITYNILGYSDRNLSAMTLKGENTKILATCSHIYKNEPKTESFSDNRQKVIQLIKRNAAKSFDDGRTFIDRLFAIEEDKLTQVNHTETITDFQNLADPISPDLAKKLDLNLDPNSSLDLRQAHATLIKQQLNSEAKYIFLTGNPGIGKTTAIAQFLQNKEILEEGFLFFYVSPRKQVNLDIIDKFTDPTTRFLTDDRIFTINTNTEIIQNNNGNYTVEYLSNLYEEDFTQKTVQFLNQKTEREQNYYPSSSGFKRISEDQIQNRGKNNRGVLATICEAIYTLINRETSNNIIATVAIQSLKKTQLGKDTLSHFEKIFKNAYNDREGKVIPSKMRQLSNRVKHILIMIDEITGDDSGVEFLNRINEILNKYHLLKNDYGFNLKIIVADASIVDSNVIKQHLSETIAEPNKIFFRKASIPPFPSNEEQQIPPFPSNEEQQIPPFPSNEEQQIPPFQRGVRGDKTPPNNPLSIESFSYKKNPAVVINTNSYPASSLEINYKLFIKSSKFETDLSLKPKADLDDKVQEEISKHIYDLINEPETKQIIVYIQNKARLAELIDRIQLKQQRFQKYQDYLEIHASISEEEKKNIHRYQNQVKVIFMTASASRGLSFPKTTKILVDVPRFEIEKNLMEIIQVIYRGRGRDETGNSFDHEHKTLTFYLSESAFYYSDDPSIESDKLKQLSLQWSLVNVLNILLILKASIMTRIRGYGTIGTNQLLLIPIGGKSIFSAGQTFSSQMSTLINQLKHENRKHRDDEELGEVFQHLKELLNGVEILLVSSSNVKNQTPVSYLDLVESLTDQFEKYINQNLEQLLGFSTLEIGYINGSFLIIPVDDRTVKEKYTIQLSQQGFDREQLLTQLKDINNSPQYSDNLRSSVKASIDFLETLGDNHNTDITQRFEEESQYNDQYYAIPLFNLISYEIMKEYFNSEEKEPEDQTFRKILEHYLRQLYPVSDLLPIGDQYKFFPFLLFRSYSLKETRIKLFTDKYFLNSNELNILNLILYQEN; this comes from the coding sequence ATGAAACAAGAACATTTAGGACAAGATTTAGGGCGTTTATTTGAAGTCGGTTTTAATGTGGGAATGTTGACTTATATTGAACAGCAAAAAATTCCCCATAACTTTGGAGACTTATATCGCAATGACTTAAAACAATTGACTTTTTCTCGGATGTTGAGACAGTTATTAGATCAAGAAAAAGTAATCAATGAAAAGCATCGAGAGATGATTAAAAAGTGGAGTTTGTTTTTTCTAGAAAAGAGTTTTTTTGCGGGTTTAAATCTCTTTTCGGAATATCTCCAAGCTATGGGATGGAATAGTAACAAAAAGCAAAAACATTTAGAGATTGTGTATTACCAATGCTGTTTCTGTGATGATAACAGTATCGGAACTCATTTGAAAGGAAAAGAAAAAGCTAACCGAGATGTTTTATCTCAGTTTCCTGATCTCAGTGTTGACATTAATAAGTATTCCGACAAGGGAGAGTTTCTCAACGCAGACACATTAGTTTTAATGCGATGTCAGGATGAGTGGAGAGTATTATGTATTGATTATTCTATATTCTCGATTCGATCGATCCGAGATTTAGAGGATATGGATAGCATGGAAATTTTGCGAAAGATTTTATTACAGGAAGTCAGTTACTTAAAATCAAAAAGTGTCTTTTCTAATCTTGGTTTAGATACCCAAGCTACTCCTCTCGATGTATCGGAAAGTTTCAAGCGTTATTATCTCGCATTTAAAACCAAAGATAAGGAAACAATAAAATTAATTCAAGCAGCAAGTTATACTCATAGTTTCTCAGAGTTATTGCGAGAACAAGGAATTATTACCCAAGATACAAACATCACATACAACATTTTAGGATACAGCGATCGAAACCTTAGCGCAATGACCCTAAAAGGAGAAAACACCAAAATTTTAGCCACCTGTTCCCACATCTATAAAAATGAACCGAAAACAGAATCTTTCTCAGATAATCGTCAGAAAGTCATACAATTAATCAAACGGAACGCAGCGAAAAGTTTTGATGATGGGAGAACATTTATCGATCGACTCTTTGCGATCGAAGAAGATAAACTTACCCAAGTCAACCACACAGAAACGATTACAGACTTTCAGAATCTTGCTGATCCAATTTCCCCAGATTTAGCTAAAAAACTCGATCTCAATCTCGATCCTAATTCTAGCTTAGACCTAAGACAAGCACACGCAACCTTAATTAAACAGCAACTGAATAGTGAAGCGAAGTATATCTTTTTAACAGGGAATCCAGGAATTGGAAAAACCACCGCGATCGCGCAATTTCTCCAAAATAAGGAAATACTAGAAGAAGGGTTTCTTTTCTTTTATGTTAGTCCGAGAAAACAAGTCAACCTCGATATTATTGACAAATTTACTGACCCCACAACCCGATTTCTCACTGACGACAGAATCTTTACCATTAACACCAATACTGAGATTATTCAAAACAACAATGGAAACTATACCGTTGAGTATCTTTCCAACTTATACGAGGAAGACTTCACCCAGAAAACAGTACAATTTCTCAACCAAAAGACTGAACGAGAACAAAACTATTATCCTTCTTCCTCTGGATTTAAAAGGATATCAGAAGATCAAATTCAAAATCGAGGAAAAAATAATCGAGGCGTTTTAGCGACAATTTGCGAAGCGATTTATACCTTAATCAATCGTGAAACCTCTAATAACATCATTGCGACTGTAGCGATTCAATCCTTAAAGAAAACTCAACTCGGAAAAGATACCCTTTCTCATTTTGAGAAGATATTTAAAAATGCGTACAACGATCGAGAAGGGAAAGTAATTCCCAGTAAAATGCGACAACTTTCTAATCGAGTTAAACATATCTTGATTATGATTGACGAAATCACTGGGGATGACAGTGGAGTGGAATTTCTCAACCGAATTAATGAAATTTTGAACAAGTATCATTTACTCAAAAATGACTATGGCTTCAACTTAAAAATAATCGTCGCTGATGCGTCAATTGTGGACTCAAATGTTATTAAACAGCATCTTTCCGAAACGATCGCAGAACCCAATAAAATCTTTTTCCGTAAAGCATCAATTCCCCCCTTTCCCAGTAATGAGGAACAACAAATTCCCCCCTTTCCCAGTAACGAGGAACAACAAATTCCCCCCTTTCCCAGTAATGAGGAACAACAAATTCCCCCCTTTCAAAGGGGGGTTAGGGGGGATAAAACCCCTCCCAATAATCCGTTATCGATCGAATCTTTCTCTTATAAAAAAAATCCAGCAGTCGTCATCAATACTAACTCCTATCCCGCTAGTAGTTTAGAGATTAACTATAAACTCTTCATCAAATCCAGTAAATTTGAAACCGATCTTTCTCTAAAACCTAAAGCTGATCTTGATGACAAAGTTCAAGAAGAAATCAGCAAACATATTTATGATTTAATCAATGAACCCGAAACCAAACAAATTATTGTTTACATTCAAAACAAAGCACGTTTAGCCGAATTAATCGATCGAATCCAACTGAAACAACAGCGCTTTCAAAAATATCAAGACTACCTAGAAATTCATGCGAGTATCTCCGAAGAAGAAAAGAAAAATATCCATCGCTATCAAAATCAAGTGAAAGTAATCTTTATGACCGCGTCTGCGAGTCGAGGATTATCTTTTCCCAAAACTACAAAAATTTTAGTTGATGTTCCTCGTTTTGAAATCGAGAAAAACTTAATGGAAATTATCCAAGTAATCTATCGTGGTCGAGGAAGAGATGAAACAGGAAATAGCTTTGATCATGAACATAAAACCTTAACTTTCTATCTCTCTGAATCCGCATTTTATTACAGTGATGATCCCTCGATCGAGTCCGATAAACTCAAACAATTATCTCTTCAATGGAGTTTAGTTAATGTCCTTAACATCTTGCTAATTTTGAAAGCATCAATAATGACTCGTATCCGAGGATATGGGACAATTGGAACTAACCAACTTCTTCTCATTCCCATTGGAGGAAAATCTATTTTTTCTGCTGGTCAAACATTTAGCAGTCAAATGAGTACACTGATTAATCAACTCAAACATGAAAACCGTAAACATCGCGATGATGAAGAACTAGGAGAGGTTTTTCAACATCTGAAAGAACTTTTAAATGGTGTCGAAATTCTTTTAGTCAGTTCCAGTAATGTTAAAAATCAAACCCCAGTTTCTTATTTAGATTTAGTGGAATCCTTGACCGATCAATTTGAAAAATATATTAATCAAAATCTTGAACAGTTACTTGGTTTTTCTACTCTTGAAATTGGATATATCAACGGAAGTTTTTTAATCATTCCTGTTGACGATCGGACGGTAAAAGAGAAATATACAATCCAATTATCCCAACAAGGATTCGATCGAGAACAGCTATTAACTCAACTCAAAGACATTAATAACAGTCCTCAGTATTCCGACAATCTTCGTTCCTCTGTGAAAGCATCGATCGACTTTCTAGAAACATTAGGAGACAATCATAACACCGACATCACCCAACGCTTTGAAGAAGAAAGCCAATATAACGATCAATACTATGCAATTCCGCTGTTTAACTTAATCAGTTATGAAATAATGAAAGAATACTTTAATAGTGAAGAAAAAGAACCAGAAGACCAAACCTTTCGTAAAATTTTAGAACATTATTTGCGACAACTTTATCCAGTTAGTGATTTGCTTCCCATCGGTGATCAATACAAATTCTTTCCCTTTCTCTTATTTAGAAGTTATAGTCTAAAAGAAACCCGAATTAAACTCTTTACAGATAAATACTTTCTCAACTCTAATGAATTAAATATCCTCAACCTCATCCTCTATCAAGAAAATTAG
- a CDS encoding quaternary amine ABC transporter ATP-binding protein → MEKKENTAQTKIKVESLVKIFGNSPREGLKLLREGHDRDSIFEKTGNVVGVGGVSFEIKQGELFVIMGLSGSGKSTLIRCLNRLIEPTSGQVIVDDEDVAHVDLERLREVRRTKMAMVFQKFALFPHLTVAENTEYGLKVRGVDHKKGRHKALETLEIVGLHKWANRYPSELSGGMQQRVGLARALATDPDILLMDEAFGALDPLIRRDMQAELMRLQDELHKTVVFISHDIHEALKIGDRVAVMKDGYFVQVGTPEELVTNPTDNYIRDFMMDVNRAQVLKTGSITRKTIPFILGHGSVRSALEQMQRHQREEMYVVDRGNSPIGVVTTEALTRALERGIEDIKEVMEADFPKVQASTTIEEVAHLCQQELPLAIIDDQGEFKGVVEHSDILASIGRLKEVDGDTVESQPEEVAA, encoded by the coding sequence ATGGAAAAAAAAGAAAACACCGCTCAAACTAAAATCAAAGTAGAGAGTCTGGTCAAAATATTTGGAAATAGTCCTCGTGAGGGCTTAAAATTACTGCGAGAAGGGCATGATCGGGATTCAATCTTTGAAAAAACTGGTAATGTTGTCGGTGTGGGTGGGGTTTCCTTTGAGATCAAACAGGGAGAACTTTTTGTGATCATGGGTTTATCTGGGTCGGGAAAATCTACCCTGATTCGCTGTTTAAATCGTCTGATTGAACCGACCAGTGGTCAAGTGATTGTCGATGATGAAGATGTCGCCCATGTTGACTTAGAGAGATTGCGAGAAGTCCGACGGACGAAAATGGCGATGGTGTTCCAGAAATTTGCCCTGTTTCCTCACCTCACTGTTGCTGAAAACACGGAATATGGTTTGAAAGTGAGAGGGGTCGATCATAAAAAAGGTCGTCACAAGGCATTAGAAACCCTCGAAATTGTCGGTTTACACAAATGGGCGAACCGTTATCCCTCGGAATTAAGCGGGGGAATGCAGCAACGAGTCGGGTTAGCTCGTGCGTTAGCCACTGATCCCGATATTTTATTGATGGATGAAGCGTTTGGTGCGCTTGATCCGCTAATTAGAAGGGATATGCAGGCGGAATTGATGCGCTTACAAGATGAGTTACACAAAACCGTTGTGTTTATTTCCCATGATATCCATGAGGCGCTGAAAATTGGCGATCGAGTGGCGGTGATGAAGGATGGTTATTTTGTGCAAGTTGGCACTCCGGAAGAATTGGTGACAAATCCCACAGATAACTACATCCGTGACTTTATGATGGATGTCAACCGCGCTCAAGTGTTGAAAACGGGGTCAATTACACGGAAAACCATACCCTTTATTCTTGGACATGGTTCGGTGCGTTCGGCATTAGAACAAATGCAACGACATCAACGAGAGGAAATGTATGTGGTCGATCGAGGCAATTCTCCCATTGGTGTGGTGACGACAGAGGCTTTAACTCGTGCGTTAGAAAGGGGAATCGAAGATATTAAAGAGGTGATGGAAGCTGACTTTCCCAAAGTCCAGGCTAGTACCACCATTGAAGAGGTCGCCCATCTCTGTCAACAAGAACTTCCCCTGGCGATTATTGATGATCAAGGAGAGTTTAAAGGAGTGGTGGAACACTCAGACATTCTCGCCAGCATCGGACGCTTGAAAGAGGTGGATGGGGATACTGTAGAAAGCCAACCCGAAGAAGTAGCGGCTTAA
- the miaA gene encoding tRNA (adenosine(37)-N6)-dimethylallyltransferase MiaA has translation MQPSLIVICGATATGKSRLAMTLAQHLNTVILSADSRQVYREFDIGTAKPTWEEQALIPHYLIDICDPTETLTVAEYQEKANHLISSLPHSPPLLVGGTGLYIKAITRGLKIPRVSPHPQLRSSLKRLGQLQLYALLQQVDPNSATKIHPNDQVRTLRALEVFYITGKPISEQQGENPPSYPILQVGLDCSPEVLTERIQYRTEQMLALGFVEEVKGLIKKYGWSLPLLDTLGYQEIKDYLAGETDLKTAKELMVIHTRQFAKRQRTWFKGQSEIKWFDSEQSDLWEAVSKMINIEIERFQK, from the coding sequence ATGCAACCTTCATTAATTGTAATTTGTGGTGCGACCGCGACGGGAAAATCTCGTTTAGCCATGACACTCGCACAACACTTAAATACAGTTATTCTCAGCGCTGATTCTCGTCAAGTGTATCGAGAATTTGATATTGGAACCGCTAAACCCACCTGGGAAGAACAAGCATTAATTCCTCATTATTTAATTGATATTTGTGATCCAACGGAAACTTTAACCGTCGCTGAATATCAAGAAAAAGCGAATCATTTAATCTCGTCTCTTCCTCATTCTCCTCCCTTGTTAGTGGGAGGAACTGGACTTTATATTAAAGCCATTACGAGAGGGTTAAAAATCCCGCGAGTGTCTCCTCATCCTCAGCTTCGATCGAGCTTAAAACGTCTCGGTCAATTACAACTTTATGCGCTTTTACAACAAGTTGACCCTAACTCCGCAACAAAAATTCATCCCAATGATCAAGTACGAACCTTACGCGCGTTAGAAGTTTTTTATATTACAGGAAAACCAATCAGTGAACAACAAGGAGAAAATCCTCCCTCATATCCCATTTTACAAGTTGGTTTAGATTGTTCTCCCGAAGTGCTAACAGAAAGAATTCAATATCGAACGGAACAAATGTTAGCTTTAGGATTCGTGGAAGAGGTGAAAGGATTAATTAAAAAATATGGTTGGTCACTTCCGTTATTAGATACACTAGGATATCAAGAAATTAAAGACTACTTAGCAGGAGAAACCGATTTAAAAACAGCGAAAGAATTAATGGTGATCCATACTCGTCAGTTTGCGAAAAGACAACGCACTTGGTTTAAAGGTCAATCAGAAATAAAATGGTTTGATAGCGAACAATCTGACTTATGGGAAGCTGTGTCTAAAATGATTAATATTGAAATAGAACGTTTCCAGAAATAG
- a CDS encoding type II toxin-antitoxin system HicB family antitoxin, whose amino-acid sequence MRQVIIYPGEDGYWIAQCPSLPPCISQGKTKKEAIANIKEAIELYLEVLQEEDREIPEDQIETVTVNI is encoded by the coding sequence ATGAGACAAGTCATTATTTATCCTGGGGAAGATGGTTATTGGATTGCTCAATGTCCCAGTTTACCTCCTTGTATCAGTCAAGGGAAAACCAAAAAAGAAGCAATTGCTAATATTAAAGAAGCAATTGAACTTTATCTTGAAGTTCTTCAGGAAGAGGATCGTGAGATTCCTGAAGATCAGATTGAAACAGTTACCGTTAATATATGA